A window from Cyprinus carpio isolate SPL01 chromosome A11, ASM1834038v1, whole genome shotgun sequence encodes these proteins:
- the ccl44 gene encoding chemokine (C-C motif) ligand 44, whose amino-acid sequence MFLQTVSILFLSAVLFGCLEGKGVQMQRDVQCCMQYSHGKVRTKDVLRYERQTEGPDCSIRAIILYTKKAVKCADPSDRKVKRLLRKLNQRMGAKARRTMWLHPHMNLPVMSEVAVVNSQKMNKTK is encoded by the exons ATGTTCCTGCAGACTGTCTCCATCCTCTTCCTCTCGGCCGTCCTCTTCGGCTGCCTGGAAG GGAAGGGTGTGCAAATGCAGCGAGATGTTCAGTGCTGCATGCAGTACTCTCATGGCAAAGTCCGGACCAAAGACGTCCTGAGGTATGAGAGGCAGACGGAGGGGCCGGATTGCAGCATAAGAGCCATCAT ATTGTACACCAAAAAGGCGGTGAAGTGCGCTGATCCAAGTGACAGGAAGGTGAAGAGGTTACTACGGAAACTGAACCAGAGGATGGGAGCCAAAGCCCGCAGGACCATGTGGCTACATCCACATATGAATCTACCCGTCATGTCGGAG GTCGCAGTTGTTAACTCCCAAAAGATGAACAAG ACCAAGTGA
- the LOC109065206 gene encoding DNA polymerase epsilon subunit 4-like produces the protein MAATAPVAPAESELDRSGAEDEPRSAEPEEDAGNGQTGPTAGAQQQQHRLAKLPLSRIKALMKADPDVSLASQESVFIIAKATELFVEMIAKDALVYAQQGKRKTLQRKDLDNAIEAIDEFAFLEGTLD, from the exons ATGGCGGCGACTGCGCCTGTAGCTCCCGCGGAGTCGGAGTTGGACCGCAGCGGAGCGGAGGACGAGCCCCGAAGCGCCGAACCGGAGGAGGACGCGGGGAACGGACAAACAGGGCCCACCGCGGGcgcgcagcagcagcagcaccgcCTCGCCAAGTTACCGCTGTCCCGCATCAAAGCGCTGATGAAAGCCGATCCGGACGTGAGTCTGGCCAGTCAAGAGTCCGTGTTCATCATAGCTAAAGCCACG GAGCTTTTTGTTGAAATGATCGCCAAGGACGCTCTTGTTTATGCACAACAGGGAAAGAGAAAAACTCTGCAGCGCAAAGACTTGG ACAATGCTATTGAAGCAATAGATGAATTTGCGTTTTTGGAAG GTACCCTGGACTGA